One genomic window of Oleidesulfovibrio alaskensis DSM 16109 includes the following:
- the gltA gene encoding NADPH-dependent glutamate synthase, translating into MKASKKPVRPRVPMPVQPPEERIRNFDEVATGYTLEMAAEEAARCLQCKKPKCVKGCPVEVPIPQFIAHLAAGDIDAAYRTLKSTNSLPAVCGRVCPQEVQCEGECILTAKGQPVAIGRLERFVADEYMHRDACGLISGKPECPLIDPHKKVACIGSGPASLTAAGYLAARGCKVTVFEALHELGGVLVYGIPEFRLPKEKIVAKEVNALRELEVDFVRNRVGGKTFSIGELFAQGYRAVFIGVGAGLPRFLGIPGENLNGVFSANEYLTRVNLGRAYSFPDYDTPIIRGRRVTVFGGGNVAMDAARTALRLGADSVHIVYRRTVAEMPARHEEVEHAMEEGVKMQELCAPIAFVPDAEGCLSGVRLQQMQLGEPDQSGRRRPVPVEGSELLLPTDLAVIAVGTRSNPVLLEAEPELDLNRWGYISINSDTGETSIPDVFAGGDIVTGAATVILAMGAGRTAAKEIARRLGCQPDD; encoded by the coding sequence ATGAAAGCAAGTAAAAAGCCCGTCAGACCCAGAGTACCCATGCCCGTGCAGCCGCCCGAAGAGCGGATACGCAATTTTGACGAAGTAGCAACGGGTTACACGCTGGAAATGGCCGCAGAAGAAGCCGCGCGCTGTCTGCAGTGCAAAAAACCAAAATGTGTCAAAGGCTGTCCTGTGGAAGTGCCCATTCCGCAATTTATCGCGCATCTGGCGGCGGGCGACATAGACGCGGCCTACCGCACCCTGAAAAGCACCAACAGTCTGCCGGCAGTCTGCGGACGGGTGTGCCCGCAGGAGGTGCAATGCGAAGGCGAATGCATCCTGACAGCCAAAGGGCAGCCGGTGGCCATAGGCCGTCTGGAACGGTTTGTGGCAGACGAATACATGCACCGCGATGCCTGCGGGCTTATTTCCGGCAAGCCGGAATGCCCGCTGATTGATCCGCACAAAAAGGTTGCCTGCATCGGCAGCGGACCGGCCAGCCTGACAGCTGCCGGATATCTGGCGGCCAGAGGCTGCAAGGTGACCGTGTTTGAGGCTCTGCACGAACTGGGCGGGGTGCTGGTCTACGGTATTCCGGAATTCCGACTGCCCAAAGAAAAAATAGTAGCCAAAGAAGTGAATGCCCTGCGCGAACTGGAAGTGGACTTTGTCCGTAACCGTGTGGGTGGCAAGACATTCTCCATAGGCGAACTGTTCGCACAGGGGTACAGGGCGGTCTTCATCGGCGTAGGAGCCGGTCTTCCCAGATTTCTGGGTATTCCCGGTGAAAATCTCAACGGGGTTTTTTCCGCCAATGAATACCTCACACGGGTCAATCTGGGACGGGCATACAGCTTTCCCGACTATGACACACCCATCATCCGCGGACGCCGTGTTACCGTTTTCGGGGGCGGCAACGTAGCCATGGACGCGGCCCGTACAGCTCTGCGGCTGGGTGCGGATTCTGTGCACATCGTCTACAGGCGCACCGTGGCCGAAATGCCCGCCCGCCATGAAGAAGTGGAACACGCCATGGAAGAAGGCGTGAAAATGCAGGAGCTGTGCGCTCCCATTGCGTTTGTGCCCGATGCGGAGGGCTGCCTGAGTGGTGTACGCCTGCAGCAGATGCAGCTGGGAGAGCCTGATCAGTCCGGCAGGCGGCGTCCGGTGCCGGTGGAGGGAAGCGAACTGCTTCTGCCCACGGATCTGGCCGTCATTGCGGTGGGAACCCGCTCCAATCCGGTACTGCTGGAGGCCGAACCGGAGCTTGACCTGAACAGATGGGGCTACATCAGCATAAACAGCGACACAGGCGAAACCAGCATACCCGACGTGTTTGCCGGCGGCGACATAGTCACCGGCGCAGCCACCGTGATACTGGCCATGGGCGCAGGACGCACAGCCGCCAAGGAAATTGCCCGCAGGCTCGGTTGTCAGCCCGACGACTAG
- a CDS encoding sulfide/dihydroorotate dehydrogenase-like FAD/NAD-binding protein — translation MSNMILKKEQLIPGQTSKLVIDAPHIAAKAEPGSFIILRVCEHGERIPLTIADTDREKGTITIVYLVLGKSTALLEELNEGDSILDLCGPLGRPTHISSGGTVICVGGGTGIAAMHHIAKGHHNAGNHVVAIIGARNKELLLFENELKAFAPEVLVSTDDGSYGHKGLVTDLLRRRLEQDNNVIEVVAVGPVPMMEAVAATTRPFGVKTTVSLNSIMVDGIGMCGACRVTVGNETRFACVDGPEFDGHQVDFAELRQRLNAFRPLERESYDHHCRCKCHESK, via the coding sequence ATGAGCAACATGATACTGAAAAAAGAGCAGCTCATTCCCGGCCAGACCAGCAAACTGGTCATAGACGCGCCGCATATTGCCGCCAAAGCGGAACCGGGCAGCTTTATCATACTGCGCGTCTGTGAACACGGAGAGCGCATACCCCTGACCATAGCAGACACCGACCGCGAAAAAGGCACCATCACCATCGTGTATCTGGTGCTGGGCAAAAGCACTGCCCTGCTGGAAGAACTGAATGAAGGCGACAGCATTCTTGACCTGTGCGGGCCGCTGGGGCGGCCCACACACATCTCTTCCGGAGGCACCGTGATCTGCGTGGGCGGCGGCACCGGTATTGCCGCCATGCATCACATAGCAAAAGGCCATCACAACGCGGGCAACCATGTGGTGGCCATCATCGGGGCGCGCAACAAGGAACTGCTGCTGTTTGAAAACGAACTCAAAGCCTTTGCGCCGGAGGTGCTCGTCTCGACGGATGACGGCAGCTACGGGCACAAAGGGCTGGTCACCGACCTGCTGCGCCGCCGGTTAGAGCAGGACAATAACGTGATAGAGGTTGTGGCCGTGGGCCCCGTTCCCATGATGGAAGCCGTGGCGGCAACCACCAGACCCTTCGGCGTAAAGACTACCGTCAGCCTGAACTCCATAATGGTGGACGGCATAGGCATGTGCGGCGCGTGCAGGGTGACCGTCGGCAACGAAACCCGCTTTGCCTGCGTGGACGGGCCGGAATTTGACGGCCATCAGGTGGACTTTGCCGAACTGCGGCAACGCCTGAACGCTTTCCGTCCGCTTGAGCGCGAATCCTATGACCATCACTGCAGGTGCAAATGCCATGAAAGCAAGTAA
- a CDS encoding SLC13 family permease encodes MIKRVLPVLGLTALILAVTAGAAFAATAGGHDLTKAYLTLAILGVAAVLFFTEVIPLPITAMLVPVSLSIFDIVPAKAAFANFGNSWVVIFMAMFIVGESTFITGFADKVGKMTVRLSKGSEVRLLIFSMVSVGVLSAFLSNTGTTVVAIPMIMGMCASAGIRPGKILMPVAFAASLGGTMTLVGTPPNGLINSVLEKMGPAGIHPFGFFEFAKFGIILFIAGIAYYALIGHKLLPDSDASCHMDDEEIERPKRPEKMIWSLLIFAFVVVAMATKFLPLVTAAVLGACLVVITGCMTMREAFRSVDWVTIFLFAGMLSMSTAMDKSGAAALIAESVVQHVSNPYGIMFVTCLLTVCITNFMSNTATAALMAPLAIPIAMQSGISPLPLAMGIAMSASACFLTPVATPPNTIVLGPGKYSFLDYVKAGWPLQIISLLLSVAIIPLIWPF; translated from the coding sequence ATGATCAAACGCGTGCTGCCCGTACTCGGCCTTACGGCTCTTATTCTGGCTGTCACCGCCGGTGCCGCCTTCGCGGCCACGGCCGGCGGCCACGACCTGACCAAGGCATATCTCACTCTGGCAATTCTGGGGGTTGCCGCAGTACTTTTCTTTACCGAGGTAATTCCGCTGCCCATAACGGCCATGCTGGTTCCGGTCAGCCTGTCCATTTTTGACATTGTTCCGGCCAAAGCGGCCTTTGCCAACTTCGGGAACAGCTGGGTCGTCATATTCATGGCCATGTTCATTGTTGGTGAATCCACGTTCATAACCGGATTTGCCGATAAGGTCGGCAAAATGACCGTACGGCTTTCCAAAGGCAGCGAAGTGCGCCTGCTCATTTTCTCCATGGTTTCCGTGGGAGTGCTTTCCGCCTTTCTCAGCAACACGGGAACCACCGTCGTGGCCATACCCATGATCATGGGCATGTGCGCAAGCGCGGGTATACGCCCCGGCAAAATACTTATGCCTGTGGCCTTTGCCGCCAGTCTGGGCGGCACCATGACGCTGGTGGGCACACCGCCCAACGGACTCATTAACTCCGTACTGGAAAAAATGGGCCCCGCCGGCATCCACCCCTTCGGCTTTTTCGAATTCGCCAAGTTCGGCATCATCCTGTTCATCGCCGGCATTGCCTACTATGCGCTTATCGGACACAAACTGCTGCCCGATTCCGACGCCAGCTGCCACATGGACGATGAAGAGATAGAGCGCCCCAAACGGCCGGAAAAAATGATCTGGTCGCTGCTTATCTTTGCCTTTGTGGTGGTGGCCATGGCCACCAAGTTTCTGCCGCTGGTCACTGCAGCCGTGCTGGGTGCCTGTCTGGTGGTCATAACCGGCTGCATGACCATGCGAGAAGCCTTCCGCAGTGTGGACTGGGTGACCATATTCCTTTTCGCGGGCATGCTTTCCATGAGTACCGCCATGGACAAATCAGGCGCTGCGGCACTTATAGCCGAAAGCGTTGTGCAGCATGTGAGCAACCCTTACGGCATCATGTTCGTCACGTGTCTGCTTACCGTCTGCATAACAAACTTCATGTCCAACACCGCTACTGCAGCCCTCATGGCTCCGCTGGCCATTCCCATAGCCATGCAGAGCGGCATCAGCCCCCTGCCGCTGGCCATGGGCATAGCCATGTCGGCTTCGGCATGCTTTCTCACCCCCGTGGCAACACCGCCCAACACCATCGTACTGGGGCCGGGCAAATATTCGTTTCTCGACTATGTAAAGGCAGGATGGCCGCTGCAGATTATCAGCCTGCTTCTCAGCGTGGCCATCATCCCTCTTATCTGGCCTTTCTAA
- a CDS encoding malic enzyme-like NAD(P)-binding protein — MALFTKEEALHYHEAPRHGKVEVIPVKPCRNQKDLSMAYSPGVAEACKAIKEDPSKAEIYTGRSNLVAVVSDGTAVLGLGNIGPLAGKPVMEGKGVLFKTFADIDVFDINLDVSSADQLIGVVKALEPTFGGINLEDIKAPECFYIEDTLKKEMNIPVFHDDQHGTAVISGAGLLNALEITNRKAENMKVVVVGAGAAGIACAKFYVSLGVDPANIYMFDSRGLIHKGRKDLNEYKALFAQPSDAGTLAEVMKGADMFLGLSTKNLVSQDMVRSMAKDPVLFAMANPDPEITYPDAKQASPNCIMGTGRSDFPNQVNNVSGFPYIFRGALDVGATEINEEMKVAAARSLAALAKEPVPSEICDMYGVKELTFGVDYVIPKPLDPRVLVWETPAVAKAAMDSGVARKPIADMEAYKKQLTTRFDESRKRIARVVDSYGL, encoded by the coding sequence ATGGCTCTGTTCACCAAGGAAGAAGCGCTGCACTATCACGAAGCCCCCCGCCACGGTAAGGTGGAGGTCATTCCCGTAAAACCGTGCCGCAACCAGAAAGACCTTTCCATGGCGTATTCGCCCGGCGTTGCCGAAGCATGCAAAGCCATCAAGGAAGACCCTTCCAAGGCCGAGATATACACCGGCAGAAGCAATCTGGTGGCTGTGGTATCCGACGGCACCGCAGTGCTCGGGCTGGGCAATATCGGCCCGCTGGCCGGAAAACCGGTCATGGAAGGCAAAGGCGTTCTTTTCAAAACATTTGCAGACATTGATGTTTTTGACATCAACCTCGACGTTTCCAGTGCCGACCAGCTCATCGGCGTGGTCAAGGCGCTGGAACCCACCTTCGGCGGTATCAACCTTGAAGATATCAAGGCGCCGGAATGCTTCTACATTGAAGATACGCTGAAAAAAGAAATGAACATACCGGTGTTTCACGACGACCAGCACGGCACGGCTGTCATTTCCGGCGCCGGCCTGCTCAACGCGCTGGAAATAACCAACCGCAAAGCCGAAAACATGAAGGTCGTCGTGGTGGGAGCCGGTGCTGCAGGCATCGCATGCGCCAAGTTCTACGTTTCGCTGGGCGTGGATCCCGCCAACATATACATGTTCGACTCACGCGGACTTATCCACAAGGGCCGTAAAGATCTGAACGAATACAAAGCTCTTTTCGCCCAGCCGTCCGATGCGGGCACTCTGGCAGAGGTGATGAAGGGCGCAGACATGTTCCTGGGGCTTTCCACCAAAAACCTTGTCTCGCAGGACATGGTGCGCTCCATGGCCAAAGACCCCGTTCTGTTTGCCATGGCCAACCCCGACCCCGAAATCACCTATCCCGATGCCAAGCAGGCAAGCCCCAACTGCATCATGGGTACAGGGCGCTCCGACTTCCCCAATCAGGTCAACAACGTATCTGGGTTCCCCTACATCTTCCGCGGGGCGCTGGATGTGGGTGCCACCGAAATCAACGAAGAAATGAAAGTGGCGGCAGCCCGTTCGCTGGCAGCGCTGGCCAAAGAACCCGTACCTTCGGAGATATGCGACATGTACGGCGTGAAGGAACTGACCTTCGGCGTCGACTATGTCATCCCCAAGCCTCTCGATCCCAGAGTTCTTGTCTGGGAAACCCCCGCTGTTGCCAAGGCAGCCATGGACTCCGGCGTGGCCAGAAAGCCCATCGCCGACATGGAAGCCTACAAAAAGCAGCTCACCACCCGCTTCGATGAGTCGCGCAAGCGTATTGCGCGTGTTGTCGACAGCTACGGTCTTTAA
- a CDS encoding Fe-S-containing hydro-lyase, which yields MATYYLQTPLRDQDTEQLKAGDVVFLNGEIFTARDAAHKRMMETLEKGEALPFEAQGAVIYYVGPTPAPPGRPIGSAGPTTSGRMDTYTPRMHSLGVKASIGKGKRSQDVIDALKRHKAVYFGATGGAGALLSQCITAAEVVAYEELGPEAIRRLTVKEFPLLVINDCHGGELYVKPALDR from the coding sequence ATGGCCACCTATTATCTGCAGACCCCCCTGCGCGACCAGGATACCGAACAGCTTAAAGCGGGCGATGTCGTTTTTCTGAACGGCGAAATATTCACCGCCCGCGATGCCGCACACAAGCGCATGATGGAAACGCTGGAAAAGGGCGAGGCGCTGCCTTTTGAAGCTCAGGGGGCCGTCATCTACTATGTGGGGCCCACACCTGCCCCCCCCGGCCGTCCCATCGGTTCGGCCGGTCCCACCACCAGCGGCCGCATGGACACATACACCCCCCGCATGCACAGCCTGGGCGTAAAGGCAAGCATAGGCAAGGGCAAGCGCAGTCAGGACGTAATCGATGCGCTTAAACGGCACAAGGCTGTCTACTTCGGCGCCACCGGCGGTGCCGGAGCCCTGCTTTCGCAATGCATCACCGCCGCAGAGGTGGTCGCATACGAAGAACTGGGGCCTGAAGCCATACGCCGGCTGACCGTCAAAGAGTTTCCGCTGCTGGTCATCAACGACTGTCACGGCGGCGAACTGTATGTAAAACCCGCTCTGGACCGCTAG
- a CDS encoding fumarate hydratase produces the protein MKSIKAADLHAAVRDMIMDANRVLGKDVYNAFQTCMQQETTDSGKEVLRQLLENADLAAQSGLALCQDTGVAVFFVEMGEEVRMEGGGLKETLNAAMVEAYDKAFLRKSMCHPLTRKNTGDNTPAVIHVELVPGDTLKVRYMAKGGGSENMSRCTMLTPAQGWQGIKDFVVRRMAEAGPNPCPPTIVGVGIGGTFDLAPSLAKGALFRRVDDVHPDPEIAAMEKELLDEINALGIGPMGLGGKTTCLAVKIAMHPCHIASLPLAVNVQCHSSRHKEVVF, from the coding sequence ATGAAAAGCATTAAGGCCGCCGATCTGCACGCCGCCGTGCGTGACATGATTATGGACGCCAACCGTGTGCTGGGAAAAGACGTGTACAACGCCTTTCAGACCTGCATGCAGCAAGAGACTACCGACTCCGGCAAGGAGGTACTGCGTCAGCTGCTGGAAAACGCCGATCTGGCCGCGCAAAGCGGACTGGCCCTGTGTCAGGACACAGGAGTAGCTGTTTTCTTTGTCGAAATGGGAGAAGAAGTGCGCATGGAAGGCGGCGGACTGAAAGAAACCCTCAACGCCGCCATGGTGGAAGCCTATGACAAGGCCTTTCTGCGCAAATCCATGTGCCACCCGCTGACCCGCAAAAACACCGGTGACAACACTCCCGCAGTCATCCACGTGGAACTGGTGCCCGGGGATACGCTGAAAGTCCGGTACATGGCCAAAGGCGGCGGCAGTGAAAACATGTCGCGCTGTACCATGCTTACCCCCGCACAGGGCTGGCAGGGCATCAAGGACTTTGTTGTCCGGCGTATGGCCGAAGCCGGTCCCAACCCCTGCCCCCCCACCATCGTGGGTGTGGGCATAGGCGGCACGTTCGATCTGGCGCCTTCGCTTGCCAAAGGCGCGCTGTTCCGCCGCGTGGACGATGTGCATCCCGACCCGGAAATAGCTGCCATGGAAAAAGAACTGCTGGACGAAATCAATGCGCTGGGCATCGGCCCCATGGGACTGGGCGGCAAAACCACATGCCTTGCCGTTAAAATAGCCATGCATCCCTGCCACATCGCCAGCCTGCCGCTGGCCGTCAACGTGCAGTGCCATTCTTCGCGGCACAAGGAGGTTGTATTCTAA
- a CDS encoding fumarate reductase iron-sulfur subunit encodes MSRKLHIEVFRYNPATPDTKPYMQSFFIDEFDSMTLFIALNIIRDQHDPSLQFDFCCRAGICGSCGMVINGRPALACHTQTRDLPDHIVLHPLPVFKLVGDLSVDTGVWFRDVGTRIESWIHTRKEFDPSAEETRMENELANQIFELDRCIECGCCVAACGTARMREDFIGATSINRIARFYMDPRDERSEDDYYDLIGNDAGVFGCMGLLACEDVCPKKIPLQDQLGIMRRMLALNSVKGILPASVVKKLQNHKGCCHEKH; translated from the coding sequence ATGAGTCGCAAACTTCATATAGAGGTGTTCCGGTACAATCCCGCCACCCCCGATACCAAACCTTACATGCAGTCGTTCTTCATCGACGAATTCGACTCCATGACCCTGTTCATCGCGCTGAACATCATCCGCGACCAGCACGATCCTTCCCTGCAGTTTGATTTCTGCTGCCGCGCCGGTATCTGCGGCTCGTGCGGCATGGTCATCAACGGACGTCCCGCGCTGGCCTGCCATACGCAGACCCGCGACCTGCCCGATCATATCGTGCTGCATCCTCTGCCGGTATTCAAACTGGTGGGCGACCTGTCAGTTGATACCGGCGTATGGTTCCGCGATGTGGGCACCCGCATCGAATCATGGATTCACACCCGCAAAGAGTTTGACCCCTCCGCAGAAGAAACCCGCATGGAAAATGAGCTGGCCAACCAGATATTCGAGCTGGACCGCTGCATTGAATGCGGCTGCTGCGTGGCTGCCTGCGGTACTGCCAGAATGCGCGAGGACTTCATAGGGGCCACTTCCATCAACCGCATCGCCCGCTTTTACATGGACCCGCGCGACGAACGGTCCGAAGACGACTACTACGACCTTATCGGCAATGATGCCGGTGTGTTCGGCTGCATGGGACTGCTGGCCTGCGAAGATGTCTGCCCGAAAAAAATCCCGCTGCAGGATCAGCTGGGAATCATGCGCCGCATGCTGGCGCTGAACTCCGTAAAGGGCATTCTGCCCGCTTCCGTGGTGAAAAAACTGCAAAACCACAAGGGGTGCTGCCATGAAAAGCATTAA
- a CDS encoding fumarate reductase flavoprotein subunit encodes MQVIYTDVLCIGAGLAGERVAVEAAMAGFDVVCLSIVPPRRSHSSAAQGGMQAALGNAIMGDGDSTDVHFADTVKGSDWGCDQEVARLFADTAPIVMREMAHWGVPWNRVVAGMHTYYKGGKPFDAEEKKEKHGLIHARAFGGTAKWRTCYTSDGTGHSVLYTLDNICLQYGVNIHDRVQAEAIIHDGQTCMGCIARSLRTGELIAYFASATLIATGGYGRIYRATTNAVICDGGGQIAALDTGIVPMGNMEAVQFHPTGTVPTDILVTEGCRGDGGTLLDVNEYRFMPDYEPEKAELASRDVVSRRMTEHMRKGLGVKSPYGDHLWLDIRHLGEKHITTNLREVYDICTNFLGVNPIHQLIPVRPTQHYSMGGVRTDKDGAAYGLTGLFAAGEAACWDMHGFNRLGGNSLAETVVAGRHIGKKIVEFLQGHSTSFSTGAMRDAANKMNQRISDIAAGRKGKESAVTLRNELQDIMMEGVGIFRNAKDLQTAVDKLTALHERSMKIGLQSNSAGFTPEMSLALRVPGMIKLALCTAYGALMRTESRGAHTREDFPERNDRDWLNRTLAYWKEGAALPTLEYEEASPYFEMPPGERGYGGGKIIYADIPEEKLRKPGAAPTAKSETTSKKKA; translated from the coding sequence ATGCAAGTTATCTATACCGACGTCCTGTGCATAGGCGCCGGCCTTGCCGGTGAGCGGGTCGCCGTTGAAGCGGCCATGGCAGGATTCGATGTGGTCTGTCTTTCCATCGTTCCCCCCAGACGTTCGCACTCTTCCGCCGCTCAGGGCGGCATGCAGGCCGCTCTCGGCAATGCCATAATGGGTGACGGTGACTCCACCGATGTGCACTTTGCCGATACGGTCAAAGGCTCCGACTGGGGGTGTGATCAGGAAGTGGCCCGGCTTTTTGCCGACACAGCCCCCATCGTCATGCGCGAAATGGCTCACTGGGGCGTGCCGTGGAACCGCGTTGTGGCCGGCATGCATACTTATTACAAAGGCGGCAAACCCTTTGACGCCGAAGAAAAAAAAGAAAAACACGGTCTCATCCATGCCCGCGCCTTCGGCGGCACCGCCAAATGGCGTACCTGCTACACATCCGACGGCACAGGACACTCCGTGCTGTACACGCTGGACAACATCTGCCTGCAATACGGCGTAAACATTCATGACAGAGTACAGGCCGAAGCCATCATCCACGACGGTCAGACCTGCATGGGCTGCATTGCCCGCAGTCTGCGCACCGGCGAGCTGATAGCCTACTTCGCCTCTGCCACACTTATTGCCACCGGCGGTTACGGCCGTATCTACCGCGCCACAACCAACGCCGTCATCTGCGACGGCGGCGGACAGATAGCAGCGCTGGACACCGGCATTGTTCCCATGGGCAATATGGAAGCCGTGCAGTTTCACCCCACGGGCACCGTGCCCACCGACATTCTGGTGACCGAAGGCTGCCGCGGTGACGGCGGCACCCTGCTGGACGTCAATGAATACCGGTTCATGCCCGATTACGAACCGGAAAAAGCCGAGCTGGCCTCGCGCGACGTGGTTTCGCGCCGCATGACCGAACACATGCGCAAGGGGCTGGGGGTCAAAAGCCCCTACGGCGACCATCTGTGGCTCGACATCCGCCATCTGGGCGAAAAACACATCACCACCAACCTGCGTGAAGTGTACGACATCTGCACCAACTTCCTCGGTGTGAACCCCATCCATCAGCTTATTCCCGTGCGGCCCACCCAGCACTATTCCATGGGCGGCGTGCGTACAGACAAAGACGGTGCGGCCTACGGGCTTACGGGTCTGTTTGCCGCAGGCGAAGCCGCCTGCTGGGACATGCACGGCTTCAACCGGCTGGGCGGCAACTCGCTGGCAGAAACAGTTGTGGCCGGACGTCACATAGGCAAAAAAATCGTCGAATTCCTGCAGGGGCATTCCACCAGCTTCTCCACCGGCGCCATGCGCGATGCCGCAAACAAAATGAACCAGCGCATCAGCGACATCGCCGCCGGACGCAAGGGTAAAGAAAGCGCCGTAACCCTGCGCAACGAACTGCAGGACATCATGATGGAAGGAGTGGGTATTTTCCGCAACGCCAAAGACCTGCAGACCGCCGTGGATAAACTGACAGCACTGCATGAGCGTTCCATGAAAATAGGGCTGCAGTCCAACAGCGCCGGTTTTACGCCTGAAATGTCGCTGGCGCTGCGTGTGCCCGGCATGATCAAGCTGGCACTGTGCACCGCCTACGGCGCGCTGATGCGCACCGAAAGCCGCGGTGCCCACACCCGCGAAGACTTCCCCGAACGCAACGACCGTGACTGGCTGAACCGCACCCTTGCCTACTGGAAAGAAGGTGCCGCACTGCCCACGCTCGAATACGAGGAAGCCTCACCCTACTTTGAAATGCCTCCCGGCGAACGCGGCTACGGCGGCGGCAAGATAATCTATGCCGACATTCCCGAAGAAAAGCTGCGCAAACCCGGTGCCGCACCCACCGCCAAGTCTGAAACAACGTCCAAGAAAAAGGCCTAG
- a CDS encoding sigma-54-dependent transcriptional regulator — protein MRVLIIDDDEHMRHALGRTVRRLGCEPVMAGMGGEGLQHAEKGDIDAVFLDVRLPDGNGLSFLPRLAEAPSRPEVIIITGAGDPDGAELAITNGAWDYIEKTASIQDITLTLRRALDFRRERMESRKDCPVRALRRKGIVGDSPALMRCLDLVAQSAQTRANVLICGETGTGKELFARAIHENSMRSDGPFVVVDCAGLPENLVESILFGHSKGSFTGAEKDRTGLVQRAHGGTLFLDEVGELPLLMQKSFLRVLQERTVRPLGSAEEVPCDFRLVAATNRDLEAMVQAGEFRNDLLFRLRSILIDLPPLRDRKDDIPAISNNYLDRECARAGMDRKGCYADFFDVLTHYSWPGNVRELLHALDHALAAAITEPYLFAWHLPPALRAKVARARVAAGPGSTPPQASPPMAENAGAGLPLLQDYREAVLQQAESGYLRRLMAESGNCVRKAVSTSGLSQSRLYALLKKHNITTS, from the coding sequence ATGCGCGTTCTGATCATTGACGACGACGAACATATGCGCCACGCGCTGGGACGCACAGTCAGACGTCTGGGATGTGAACCGGTCATGGCCGGCATGGGCGGCGAAGGCCTGCAACATGCGGAAAAAGGCGATATCGATGCCGTGTTTCTGGATGTGCGGCTGCCGGACGGCAACGGGCTTTCCTTTCTGCCCCGGCTGGCAGAAGCCCCCTCACGCCCGGAGGTCATAATCATCACCGGCGCCGGAGACCCTGACGGTGCAGAACTGGCCATTACCAACGGCGCGTGGGACTACATAGAAAAGACAGCTTCCATTCAGGATATCACGCTTACCCTCAGACGTGCGCTGGATTTCCGCCGCGAACGCATGGAATCGCGCAAGGACTGCCCCGTACGCGCCCTGCGCCGCAAAGGCATAGTGGGTGACAGCCCCGCCCTGATGCGCTGTCTTGATCTGGTTGCACAGTCGGCCCAGACCCGCGCCAACGTCCTCATCTGCGGCGAAACAGGTACCGGCAAGGAACTGTTCGCCCGCGCCATACACGAAAACAGCATGCGCTCCGACGGCCCCTTTGTGGTGGTGGACTGCGCCGGTCTGCCGGAAAATCTGGTAGAAAGTATTCTTTTCGGCCACAGCAAAGGATCATTCACCGGTGCAGAAAAAGACCGCACAGGACTGGTGCAGCGTGCCCACGGCGGAACGCTCTTTCTGGACGAGGTAGGCGAACTGCCACTGCTCATGCAGAAAAGCTTCCTGCGGGTTCTGCAGGAGCGCACCGTCCGCCCGCTGGGGTCGGCAGAGGAAGTGCCCTGCGACTTCCGGCTGGTGGCGGCGACAAACCGCGATCTGGAAGCCATGGTGCAGGCGGGAGAATTCCGCAATGATCTCCTGTTCCGCCTGCGTTCCATACTTATCGATCTGCCGCCGCTGCGCGATCGCAAAGATGATATCCCCGCCATCAGCAACAATTATCTGGACAGGGAATGCGCAAGGGCCGGCATGGACCGCAAAGGGTGCTACGCTGATTTTTTTGATGTGCTCACGCACTACAGCTGGCCGGGCAACGTGCGCGAACTGCTGCATGCGCTTGACCACGCACTGGCTGCAGCCATTACCGAACCGTACCTTTTTGCATGGCATCTGCCGCCCGCACTGCGTGCCAAAGTAGCCCGGGCCCGTGTGGCTGCCGGTCCCGGCAGCACGCCGCCGCAAGCATCGCCCCCCATGGCTGAAAACGCCGGCGCCGGGCTGCCGCTGCTGCAAGATTACCGTGAAGCGGTGCTGCAGCAGGCCGAATCAGGATACCTGCGGCGCCTCATGGCAGAAAGCGGCAACTGCGTGCGCAAAGCAGTCAGCACGTCAGGTCTTTCCCAGTCGCGGCTGTATGCCCTGTTAAAAAAACACAACATAACCACCTCATGA